One Gimesia sp. DNA segment encodes these proteins:
- a CDS encoding DUF1501 domain-containing protein: MKHSSEPLQTRRDFFARTSDGIMGAALTHLFCQDFFGGTQALASESEHAPQQYNLKPKEPHHPPKATSVIHLFMNGGPSQMDLFDPKPVLDKMDGKPYPGNIEDLGNSNTSSIGEMLGGQYKFARHGESGMWMADVLPETAKLTDELCLINSMWTDHPNHDNALYKIHSGRLFMGYPTFGSWTVYGLGTENQNLPAYVVLTDPLGAPKNGTRNWSAGFLPPTYQGTRLRPTGSPILNLKPQYEQPSAVTESAQKLLNQLDEIHRKERPYNPLLDARIESYSLAARMQMSATEALDLSKETKPTLEQYGIGEKATDSYGRRCLLARRLVERGVRFVQIFLEEQPWDSHADLNANHRLMCERTDKPVAGLLRDLKQRGLLDNTLVIWGGEFGRTPTTQKSSNGYSGRDHNMQAFTSWMAGGGVKGGTTYGVTDDFGHSVVENPVSVHDFHATILHLLGLHHQKLHFTRSGLEERLTGVKPPRVVKEIIS, translated from the coding sequence ATGAAGCATTCTTCCGAACCACTGCAGACACGTCGTGACTTTTTTGCCCGGACCAGCGATGGCATCATGGGCGCAGCGCTGACGCACCTGTTCTGCCAGGACTTTTTTGGCGGAACCCAGGCACTCGCATCCGAGTCAGAACACGCGCCACAACAGTACAACCTGAAACCCAAGGAACCACACCATCCGCCCAAAGCGACATCGGTGATCCACCTGTTTATGAACGGGGGGCCGAGCCAGATGGATCTGTTCGATCCCAAGCCGGTGCTGGACAAGATGGATGGCAAACCCTATCCGGGAAACATCGAAGACCTGGGGAACTCGAACACGAGCAGCATCGGGGAAATGCTGGGTGGACAATACAAGTTCGCCCGTCACGGGGAATCGGGAATGTGGATGGCCGACGTCCTGCCGGAAACTGCGAAGCTGACCGACGAACTCTGTCTGATCAATTCGATGTGGACCGACCACCCCAACCACGACAATGCCCTGTATAAAATTCACAGCGGGCGGCTGTTCATGGGCTATCCCACGTTTGGCTCGTGGACCGTCTACGGCCTGGGCACCGAAAATCAGAATCTGCCCGCATACGTCGTGCTGACAGATCCCCTGGGGGCTCCCAAGAACGGTACCCGCAACTGGTCAGCCGGCTTTCTGCCTCCGACTTACCAGGGAACGCGGCTGCGTCCGACCGGTTCGCCTATCCTGAACCTGAAACCGCAGTACGAGCAGCCTTCCGCGGTGACCGAGTCTGCGCAGAAACTGCTGAACCAGCTGGATGAGATTCATCGTAAAGAGCGTCCCTATAATCCACTGCTGGATGCCCGTATCGAATCCTACAGCCTGGCGGCACGGATGCAGATGTCGGCTACCGAAGCCCTGGACCTTTCCAAGGAAACGAAACCGACACTGGAACAGTATGGTATCGGCGAGAAAGCGACCGACTCGTATGGGCGTCGCTGTCTGCTGGCCCGCCGTCTGGTGGAACGGGGTGTGCGGTTTGTACAGATCTTCCTGGAAGAACAACCGTGGGACAGTCACGCCGACCTGAATGCCAACCATCGGCTGATGTGCGAACGCACGGACAAACCAGTAGCCGGACTGCTGCGTGACCTGAAACAGCGGGGACTGCTCGATAACACACTGGTCATCTGGGGCGGTGAATTCGGACGGACGCCGACCACCCAGAAATCATCGAACGGTTATTCGGGCCGCGATCACAACATGCAGGCTTTCACTTCCTGGATGGCCGGCGGTGGCGTGAAAGGGGGCACGACCTACGGCGTCACCGATGATTTCGGACACAGCGTCGTCGAGAATCCGGTGAGCGTGCATGACTTCCATGCAACCATCTTACACCTCCTGGGTCTGCATCATCAGAAACTGCACTTCACCCGCAGCGGTCTGGAAGAGCGCCTGACCGGGGTCAAACCGCCTCGCGTGGTCAAGGAGATCATCAGTTGA
- a CDS encoding amidohydrolase family protein, translating into MNRSESGLTRRELLQCAATAGVAVTLGNSLSQAADLKDGRPTIIDSNVSLFDWPFRQLPLNETSLLIKKLHSLGVVQAWAGSYEGILHRDLSSVNQRLAEECQKYPELIPFGTINVSLPGWEDDFRDCIAVHQMPGVRVYPGYHGYALDDPRFQDLLKRAASQKVLVQIVVSLEDTRTQSHLLRVADLDLQPLPEVVKQIPDCKVQLLNARPRSPLLKQLEETPGIYFDTARVDGTDGVPKLIEAAPAGRVLFGSHAPFLIPEAPLVRVYEARKLDAPALAALLSGNASRLLESCQITQASAVRERKPEAVPTTIDARQIHAGLPGQAQLKRYRIWDSYFTPSHSNPGRDGSSRLIADIERALPAARTGQFEKLCYFAHVGLGTTSDSQLEQLLRAQPDVVLKPLERWPELLIGMMQLNANDVPASLAALDQWIKNGPMRGVYFASSGPGAQVCTHPNFNPLVERIGELNGVIMQHTWFKTGGKGGPGESTPDDLVVLAKRFPDQQFLCAHAGGEWEQGIRAVRDCGNILVETSGFDPTAGFIEMAVRELGAERVVFGSHLPSRSLGTELCKVTCAQITEQEKFLILGENYRRLLAAQAAKAD; encoded by the coding sequence TTGAACCGGTCCGAATCAGGCCTGACCCGTCGTGAACTGCTGCAGTGTGCTGCGACAGCTGGTGTCGCAGTCACATTGGGAAACAGTCTCAGTCAGGCAGCCGATCTTAAAGATGGGCGACCAACGATCATCGATTCCAACGTCAGCCTGTTCGACTGGCCTTTTCGTCAACTCCCGCTGAATGAAACCTCACTGCTGATCAAGAAGCTGCACTCGCTGGGCGTGGTGCAAGCCTGGGCCGGCAGTTATGAAGGTATTCTGCACCGCGATCTGTCTTCCGTCAATCAGCGACTGGCTGAGGAATGTCAGAAGTATCCCGAACTGATACCGTTCGGCACGATCAATGTGTCACTGCCGGGCTGGGAAGACGATTTCCGGGATTGCATCGCCGTACATCAGATGCCGGGAGTGCGGGTCTACCCGGGATATCATGGCTACGCTTTGGATGATCCGCGCTTTCAAGATCTATTGAAGCGGGCAGCCAGCCAGAAGGTTCTGGTGCAGATTGTCGTTTCGCTGGAAGACACGCGTACGCAGAGTCACCTGTTACGAGTGGCAGATCTGGATTTACAGCCGCTGCCGGAAGTGGTCAAGCAGATTCCCGACTGCAAAGTCCAACTGCTTAACGCACGTCCGCGATCACCGCTGTTGAAACAGCTGGAAGAGACACCCGGTATCTACTTCGATACCGCGCGCGTCGATGGAACCGATGGCGTACCGAAGCTGATCGAAGCTGCTCCTGCGGGGCGAGTCCTGTTTGGCAGCCATGCGCCGTTTCTGATTCCCGAAGCACCGCTGGTGCGTGTTTATGAAGCCCGTAAGCTCGACGCACCGGCGCTGGCTGCCCTGCTGTCGGGGAATGCCAGTCGCCTGCTGGAATCCTGTCAGATAACACAGGCTTCTGCTGTACGTGAACGCAAACCGGAGGCCGTACCCACGACAATCGATGCGAGGCAGATTCATGCCGGCCTGCCTGGTCAAGCACAGTTGAAACGCTATCGCATCTGGGATTCCTACTTCACGCCTTCACATTCGAATCCGGGAAGAGACGGGAGTAGTCGGCTGATCGCGGATATTGAGCGTGCATTACCTGCTGCCCGCACCGGTCAGTTTGAAAAACTGTGTTACTTCGCACATGTGGGACTGGGCACAACCAGTGATTCCCAACTGGAGCAACTGCTGCGTGCGCAACCTGACGTAGTGCTGAAACCGCTGGAGCGCTGGCCCGAGCTGTTAATCGGGATGATGCAGCTGAATGCCAACGATGTGCCGGCTTCCCTGGCGGCTTTGGATCAGTGGATCAAGAACGGACCGATGCGGGGCGTCTATTTCGCCAGCAGTGGTCCCGGGGCACAGGTTTGCACGCATCCGAACTTCAACCCGCTGGTCGAACGCATTGGCGAGCTGAACGGGGTGATTATGCAGCACACCTGGTTCAAGACCGGTGGCAAAGGGGGACCGGGTGAATCGACGCCGGACGACCTCGTGGTTCTGGCCAAACGATTTCCCGACCAGCAATTCCTGTGCGCCCATGCAGGCGGTGAATGGGAACAGGGCATCCGCGCAGTCCGGGATTGCGGGAATATTCTTGTCGAGACTTCGGGCTTCGACCCGACGGCGGGCTTCATTGAAATGGCCGTCCGCGAACTGGGGGCCGAACGCGTGGTCTTTGGGAGCCACCTTCCCTCACGCTCACTGGGAACC